The following proteins come from a genomic window of Yinghuangia sp. ASG 101:
- a CDS encoding SGNH/GDSL hydrolase family protein yields MRHPVSRLRTRALAVGLVLAAATLVPSGSAGAADQYEWAALGDSYTAGGFVGDPQPALGDASRDGCDRTSDAYPGVVDRELAEFPPGKPVHLTNVSCGNATIADIAKTKQTPVSPVEPPADGWTAVDPQITRAGLNDQTDVVTIGVGGNSLPFGGMLLKCLEQGASGQSCRDYYTNPPEGEESIQDKLARVQDEYIEMLALVHQAAPNAKVITIGYPAVLPTEGSDCNRLLLTELGSITHADVDWLRDDVLTQLNSTIQRVSQFFGDRYVDVYSSSVGHDACQPADTKWVEGICGDAEDYWPAKLPNTILNCGLIDKRVTLVHPNAAGHANTAAHVERAIRIALLEG; encoded by the coding sequence ATGCGACACCCTGTCTCCCGCCTGCGTACGCGCGCGCTGGCTGTCGGGCTCGTGCTGGCTGCTGCCACACTTGTGCCCTCCGGTTCCGCCGGTGCGGCTGATCAGTACGAGTGGGCCGCGCTGGGCGATTCGTACACCGCCGGCGGCTTCGTCGGCGACCCGCAGCCCGCCCTGGGTGATGCGTCGCGGGACGGCTGCGACCGCACCAGCGACGCCTACCCCGGCGTCGTCGACCGGGAGCTTGCCGAGTTCCCGCCGGGCAAGCCCGTCCACCTGACCAACGTCAGCTGCGGCAACGCCACCATCGCCGACATCGCCAAGACCAAGCAGACACCGGTCAGTCCGGTTGAGCCACCCGCCGACGGATGGACCGCGGTGGACCCGCAGATCACGCGGGCCGGCCTCAATGACCAGACCGATGTCGTCACCATCGGCGTCGGCGGCAACAGCCTGCCCTTCGGCGGCATGCTCCTCAAATGCCTCGAACAGGGTGCGAGCGGCCAGTCCTGCCGCGACTACTACACCAATCCTCCTGAGGGCGAGGAGAGCATCCAAGACAAGCTCGCCCGGGTCCAGGACGAGTACATCGAGATGCTGGCCCTGGTGCACCAGGCCGCGCCCAACGCCAAGGTGATCACGATCGGGTACCCGGCCGTCCTGCCGACGGAAGGCAGCGACTGCAACCGCCTGCTCCTCACCGAGCTCGGCTCGATCACGCACGCCGACGTGGACTGGCTCCGCGACGACGTCCTCACGCAGCTGAACAGCACGATCCAGCGGGTCTCGCAGTTCTTCGGCGACCGCTACGTCGACGTCTACTCCTCCAGCGTGGGCCACGACGCCTGCCAGCCCGCGGACACCAAGTGGGTCGAGGGTATCTGCGGCGACGCCGAGGACTACTGGCCCGCCAAGCTCCCCAACACGATCCTGAACTGCGGCCTCATCGACAAGCGCGTCACCCTGGTCCACCCCAACGCCGCAGGCCACGCCAACACCGCGGCCCACGTGGAGCGAGCGATCCGCATCGCCCTCCTCGAAGGCTGA
- a CDS encoding radical SAM/SPASM domain-containing protein, with amino-acid sequence MTDTLASAAPHAATAAKEPFLFLYITHKCSLRCEHCYMGDRLDNEIRMSPGKVEEILSGLRVAYGQYKVYLLGGEPTTHPELDAILDVCKAQGYKTVITSNGLIPSRVWPVLDDRLDSFSFSMDGAQQATHESMRGPNTWLPLMHSITRAVASGFQTRAIFTVTTENHGDVFAAIDLADRVGLEMLSFHYFTPTGLGKDKPHLQIPPAQWMELCRGIRRHAADRHVRVFYPPAFARPDQLAGISAQGYRGCTARNLERLAIFPDNRVYICSAFFDTDLHYGTFRDGAVIPRLHGGVSELTLVSKVAPSCRTCAHASTCGGGCAAYDHLQRTLVSSDCDQETIPICPLWSMPAEPAQTAHRLVDLR; translated from the coding sequence GTGACCGACACCCTCGCCTCCGCCGCACCCCACGCGGCGACCGCCGCGAAGGAACCGTTCCTGTTCCTCTACATCACCCACAAGTGCAGCCTGCGCTGCGAGCACTGCTACATGGGCGACCGCCTCGACAACGAGATCCGGATGAGCCCCGGCAAAGTCGAGGAGATCTTGTCCGGCCTGCGGGTCGCGTACGGCCAGTACAAGGTGTACCTCCTCGGCGGCGAACCGACCACGCACCCGGAACTCGACGCCATCCTCGACGTGTGCAAGGCCCAGGGCTACAAGACCGTTATCACCTCGAACGGCCTCATCCCGTCCAGGGTTTGGCCCGTCCTGGACGACCGCCTCGATTCGTTCAGCTTCTCCATGGACGGCGCCCAACAGGCCACCCACGAGAGTATGCGCGGCCCGAACACGTGGCTACCGCTGATGCACAGCATCACACGCGCCGTCGCGTCCGGCTTCCAGACCCGTGCCATCTTCACGGTCACCACCGAAAACCACGGCGACGTGTTCGCCGCGATCGACCTCGCCGACCGGGTCGGGCTGGAGATGCTTTCCTTCCACTACTTCACCCCCACCGGGCTTGGCAAGGACAAGCCGCATCTCCAGATCCCGCCCGCCCAGTGGATGGAACTGTGCCGCGGCATCCGCCGTCACGCCGCCGACCGCCACGTCCGCGTCTTCTACCCGCCCGCCTTCGCCCGCCCCGACCAACTCGCCGGGATCAGCGCTCAGGGCTATCGGGGTTGCACCGCCCGCAACCTCGAACGCCTCGCGATCTTCCCGGACAACCGGGTCTACATCTGCTCGGCGTTCTTCGACACCGACCTGCACTACGGCACCTTTCGTGACGGCGCCGTGATCCCCCGTCTCCACGGGGGCGTCAGCGAACTGACACTCGTCAGCAAGGTCGCCCCCAGCTGCCGCACCTGCGCTCACGCCTCGACCTGTGGGGGAGGCTGCGCGGCGTACGACCATCTTCAACGCACGCTCGTCAGCAGCGACTGCGACCAGGAGACCATCCCGATCTGCCCGCTGTGGTCGATGCCCGCCGAGCCCGCCCAGACTGCCCACCGCCTGGTGGACCTGCGCTGA
- a CDS encoding UTRA domain-containing protein — MARTLTRKFTNRFPGDGGQWRGYYKDLADAGLTPDVKTGISHAPAPADVAALLGSDGDVLQRARIMGETGGTTYQLATSYFTPAVVAAIPRLAEQDTGPGGMYALMEEHHSLRQDEHLSTPVATAEEAHALGLREGDRVIRSVRITRSETDGTVLEVTVAAMNPDLNVIEFAN, encoded by the coding sequence GTGGCACGGACTTTGACTCGCAAATTCACGAACCGCTTCCCCGGAGACGGCGGCCAGTGGCGCGGTTACTACAAGGACCTGGCCGACGCCGGCCTCACACCGGACGTCAAGACCGGCATCAGCCACGCCCCCGCCCCGGCCGACGTCGCGGCCCTGCTGGGATCTGACGGCGACGTCCTCCAGCGCGCACGCATCATGGGCGAGACGGGCGGCACCACCTACCAACTCGCGACGAGCTACTTCACGCCGGCGGTCGTCGCCGCCATCCCGCGGCTCGCCGAGCAGGACACCGGGCCGGGCGGGATGTACGCCCTGATGGAGGAACACCACAGCCTCCGCCAGGACGAACACCTCAGCACCCCGGTCGCCACGGCCGAGGAAGCCCACGCGCTCGGCCTCCGCGAAGGCGACCGCGTGATCCGCAGCGTGAGGATCACCCGCTCCGAGACAGACGGCACCGTCCTGGAGGTCACGGTCGCAGCGATGAATCCTGACCTGAATGTGATCGAGTTCGCGAACTGA
- a CDS encoding MobC family plasmid mobilization relaxosome protein, protein MRTREARSKSIAARVTPTVFAAVQDAAEEHGLTPSGYAGDAIAAAVRADASVVHASPDADPLRPLVTTLNGLATQLARIGNNLNQVTRATHLGTALTADAEEVLAAVRDSQLHVHGVLDSVHDEITGHAAESPDPIDTSSAAPTPADRTTA, encoded by the coding sequence TTGCGAACCCGAGAAGCACGCAGCAAATCCATCGCCGCCCGGGTCACCCCGACGGTGTTCGCCGCCGTCCAGGACGCGGCCGAGGAGCACGGCCTCACGCCGTCCGGTTACGCCGGGGACGCCATCGCCGCCGCGGTCCGCGCGGACGCGTCCGTCGTCCACGCGAGCCCGGACGCCGATCCGCTTCGCCCGTTGGTGACGACCCTCAACGGCCTCGCGACCCAGCTCGCCAGGATCGGCAACAACCTCAATCAGGTCACCCGCGCGACCCACCTCGGCACCGCTCTCACTGCGGACGCCGAGGAAGTCCTCGCTGCGGTCCGCGACAGCCAACTGCACGTCCATGGCGTCCTGGACTCCGTCCACGACGAGATCACCGGACACGCGGCGGAATCCCCGGACCCCATCGATACGTCTTCCGCCGCGCCGACTCCCGCCGACCGCACCACCGCCTGA
- a CDS encoding relaxase/mobilization nuclease domain-containing protein, whose translation MVPDVSTGSHTRGLLAYLYGPGRRDEHFDPHIVAAWDMAGAPDPGRDDEATLTQLAKRLDQYVDLRTAELGPRPPKHVWHCPVRTAPEDRYLTDAEWAQVAQRIVAATGIAPERDDQACRWIAVRHADDHIHILATTVRLDGRRARTHRDGQRAQDECRRIEAEFGLRQLKQGDHTAPKSPTGAEVAKARRQGKPTTDREWLRDQVTAALIAARSEAEFFSTLELLGIKVKFRIAPSGDTTGYSVAVPDSDVYFSGAKLGRDLSIVQVRQRLAAQDHLAEYPDRTLHPWQHAEQALRPAHAFLDADTDRQTDGGESGDAPGTAEAYLVAYGELLHTTAATAPPDLRAELRAAARAFHRATQTARRADHQRAAALRAAAKHLLDTPPGRPQPGDALATLLTTLVLVAIAAVLWHQARRHRQQADAARVTLTHLRTAYTAATQPLLTELTRKPLPDTTIQNYAEIVRSTVPDHAERILNDDAWPALAAALARAETAGHRPAQILRTAAEQRELDTADRPAHVLTWRITTTPSARTNAARMRAIRHHAAPDAVGRTPTARSTVPAPRNRTR comes from the coding sequence TTGGTCCCCGACGTTTCCACCGGATCGCACACGCGCGGACTGCTCGCCTACCTCTACGGCCCCGGACGCCGCGACGAGCACTTCGACCCCCACATCGTCGCCGCCTGGGACATGGCCGGCGCCCCCGACCCCGGCCGCGACGACGAAGCGACCTTGACCCAACTCGCGAAGCGCCTCGACCAGTACGTCGACCTGCGCACCGCCGAACTCGGTCCTCGCCCGCCCAAACACGTGTGGCACTGCCCCGTACGCACCGCCCCCGAGGACCGCTACCTCACCGACGCCGAGTGGGCGCAGGTCGCCCAACGGATCGTCGCCGCGACCGGTATCGCTCCTGAACGCGACGACCAGGCCTGCCGGTGGATCGCGGTTCGGCACGCGGACGACCACATCCACATCCTCGCCACCACCGTCCGCCTCGACGGCCGCCGGGCCAGGACGCACCGCGACGGGCAGCGCGCCCAGGACGAATGCCGCAGGATCGAAGCCGAGTTCGGACTGCGCCAACTCAAACAGGGCGACCACACCGCCCCCAAGTCCCCCACCGGCGCCGAAGTCGCCAAGGCCCGTCGCCAGGGCAAACCCACCACCGACCGCGAATGGCTGCGCGACCAGGTCACCGCCGCGCTCATCGCAGCCCGAAGCGAGGCGGAGTTCTTCTCGACCCTCGAACTCCTGGGTATCAAGGTCAAGTTCCGTATCGCCCCCAGCGGCGACACGACCGGCTACAGCGTCGCCGTCCCCGACAGCGACGTCTACTTCTCCGGCGCGAAACTCGGCCGCGACCTGTCCATCGTCCAAGTCCGCCAACGCCTGGCCGCCCAAGACCACTTGGCCGAATACCCCGACCGCACCCTCCACCCCTGGCAGCACGCCGAGCAGGCGCTGCGCCCCGCCCACGCCTTCCTCGACGCGGATACCGACCGCCAGACCGACGGCGGAGAAAGCGGCGACGCACCGGGCACGGCCGAGGCGTACCTGGTGGCGTACGGCGAACTCCTTCACACCACAGCGGCCACCGCCCCACCCGACCTACGCGCCGAACTCCGAGCCGCGGCTAGGGCCTTCCACCGCGCCACGCAGACCGCCCGCCGCGCCGACCACCAGCGCGCCGCCGCACTGAGGGCCGCCGCCAAACACCTGCTCGACACCCCGCCCGGCCGCCCCCAACCCGGCGATGCGCTCGCCACCCTGCTCACCACCCTCGTCCTCGTCGCGATCGCCGCCGTCCTGTGGCACCAAGCCCGCCGCCACCGACAGCAAGCCGACGCCGCCCGAGTCACCCTCACCCACCTGCGGACCGCGTACACCGCCGCCACGCAGCCGCTCCTGACCGAGCTAACCCGCAAGCCCCTCCCGGATACCACCATCCAGAATTACGCCGAGATCGTCCGCAGCACCGTCCCCGACCACGCCGAGCGCATCCTCAACGACGACGCCTGGCCCGCCCTCGCCGCAGCACTCGCCCGCGCCGAGACCGCCGGCCACCGCCCCGCCCAGATCCTGCGAACGGCCGCCGAACAACGCGAACTCGACACCGCAGACCGCCCCGCGCACGTACTGACCTGGCGCATCACCACCACACCCAGCGCCCGCACCAACGCCGCCCGTATGCGCGCGATCCGCCACCATGCCGCCCCCGATGCGGTCGGCCGCACCCCAACCGCACGGTCCACGGTTCCGGCACCGCGCAACCGAACGCGCTGA
- a CDS encoding ATP-binding protein: MTPTTENPMDRVCLVWSWRLPATSSSVKVARDHVGAQATRFGIDPDDARLVADELAANAVQHADGANDFLVTIRWQSSRFVVELTDSAPHLLPEFNEPILDAEVTRGRGLAIVAQLADEVEVHVNSVCKAVCAVFHAPSSPSSSVPSALEPLAPIDVQPSELNGYAYRMGLPPAYPAASKDPLTVHLTEAHVMGFIPSLSRLRPVGDRIATLLAEGASLARRLDEHDAANLTRAFVRQMGVGSV; this comes from the coding sequence ATGACCCCGACCACCGAGAACCCCATGGACCGCGTCTGCCTGGTGTGGTCGTGGCGACTGCCGGCGACCAGCTCCTCGGTGAAGGTCGCACGCGACCACGTGGGAGCCCAGGCGACCCGCTTCGGCATCGATCCCGACGATGCCCGGCTCGTGGCCGACGAGTTGGCAGCCAACGCCGTGCAACATGCCGACGGCGCCAACGACTTCCTCGTGACCATCCGATGGCAGAGCAGCCGTTTCGTCGTGGAACTCACCGACAGCGCCCCGCATCTGCTGCCCGAGTTCAACGAGCCGATTCTCGACGCCGAAGTCACACGAGGCCGCGGTCTCGCGATCGTGGCTCAGCTCGCCGACGAGGTCGAGGTACACGTCAACAGCGTGTGCAAGGCCGTGTGTGCGGTGTTTCATGCCCCTTCATCGCCGTCGTCCTCTGTGCCCAGCGCGCTGGAGCCGTTGGCCCCGATCGACGTCCAGCCGAGCGAACTGAACGGCTACGCCTACCGCATGGGCCTGCCGCCCGCCTACCCGGCGGCATCGAAGGACCCGTTGACCGTGCACCTCACCGAAGCGCACGTAATGGGCTTCATCCCCTCGCTGTCGCGGCTGCGCCCCGTCGGCGACAGGATCGCCACGCTTCTTGCCGAAGGCGCTTCCCTGGCACGTCGCTTGGACGAACACGACGCCGCGAACCTGACGCGCGCCTTCGTCAGACAGATGGGCGTCGGCTCCGTGTGA
- a CDS encoding nucleotidyltransferase domain-containing protein: MTATAAQEAVRLAAYHFADNLALAFVGGSYARGNPTSTSDIDVFVLLRRGDRSAEEGFAEALRDLHHGAGLSFDHCGEIFDGDTLETLLTFTEHALAAAPALQRSACYQADCPLSAFRKGDVVFKFLADPKAHVLDPDGRLPGLEERAASYFARWPMPRIQEHKKHLALPAGSEQARLAARWICRADGPQWTDTPTGIGLDRWFGDPLKHRIGRLPPQPVTTAPSDPRACPLPLTYGTDRQAFAAQCLASTHPPLEGP, encoded by the coding sequence GTGACAGCGACTGCCGCGCAGGAGGCCGTGCGCCTGGCCGCCTACCACTTCGCCGACAACCTCGCCCTCGCCTTCGTCGGAGGCTCGTACGCACGAGGCAACCCCACGAGCACCAGCGACATCGACGTTTTCGTCCTCCTCCGCCGCGGCGACCGCAGCGCCGAGGAGGGATTCGCCGAAGCGCTACGCGACTTGCATCACGGCGCCGGCCTGTCCTTCGATCACTGCGGGGAGATCTTCGACGGCGACACCCTGGAGACGCTGCTCACGTTCACCGAACATGCCCTGGCGGCAGCGCCCGCCCTCCAACGGTCCGCCTGCTACCAGGCCGACTGTCCGCTGTCGGCCTTCCGCAAGGGCGACGTCGTCTTCAAGTTCCTCGCCGACCCGAAAGCCCATGTCCTCGACCCGGACGGTCGTCTTCCGGGCTTGGAGGAGCGCGCGGCCAGCTACTTCGCCCGCTGGCCCATGCCCCGCATCCAGGAACACAAAAAGCACCTCGCGCTGCCGGCCGGGAGCGAACAGGCGCGCTTGGCCGCGCGGTGGATCTGCCGTGCCGACGGGCCGCAGTGGACGGACACGCCGACCGGCATCGGTCTCGACCGCTGGTTCGGCGACCCGCTGAAGCACCGCATCGGCCGCCTCCCGCCACAGCCGGTCACCACAGCCCCGAGCGACCCGCGCGCCTGCCCGCTCCCCCTCACGTACGGCACCGACCGTCAGGCGTTCGCCGCCCAGTGCCTGGCGTCCACCCATCCGCCTTTGGAGGGCCCATGA
- a CDS encoding FAD-dependent oxidoreductase, which translates to MTPHSTDVLVIGAGPAGLLAADRLARHGADVVLVDAGRPHTRRHCPVDRMRLCHGCHGVCNTISGFGGSIHYGDGVKLSKFPSGRRLAELLGPQRADALCDQALESLCGAEVPVFRGAAATTAPFEVKDYPVASLSSAQVRGIVDRLYARLSGNDRVTLRLAAEVVSLHPYGHDGFVVRLGSVGGEERITARRVIAAVGRRGQRWWAREIRALGLEFTEPTPSVGVRFEAPADLLRPGAAIHDDFKTTLVRHGVKVKTFCFCAGPGGGRIKFTDYGDHTVLDGHVIPEEEAAAGLGNFALLAQLRDPAGRPRDAAWVDRHLLAPYRALRHDRPGKPVLQWYPDFRTRRVTCSNLADFAQRAGHSPSLRDYQVADLASILPVDVHAAMCTVFEELMASFTARPFAHDQARQVGVIGLELESLWDELAVDDGMETSLPGLYAAGDCTGLAQGILQAAVSGLAAADRVLASPVGAM; encoded by the coding sequence ATGACGCCGCACAGCACCGACGTACTCGTGATCGGCGCGGGCCCGGCGGGCTTGCTCGCCGCCGACCGGCTCGCCCGCCACGGCGCGGACGTCGTCCTGGTCGATGCCGGACGCCCGCACACGCGGCGCCACTGTCCGGTCGACCGGATGCGCTTATGCCACGGCTGCCACGGCGTGTGCAACACGATCTCGGGGTTCGGCGGCTCCATCCACTACGGGGACGGCGTCAAGCTCTCGAAGTTCCCCAGCGGCCGACGCCTTGCCGAACTCCTCGGCCCACAACGCGCCGACGCATTGTGCGACCAGGCGCTGGAGTCGCTGTGCGGCGCCGAGGTCCCCGTCTTCCGAGGCGCGGCGGCCACGACGGCGCCCTTCGAGGTGAAGGACTATCCCGTCGCGTCCCTGTCCTCGGCGCAGGTGCGCGGCATCGTCGACCGGCTGTACGCCCGGCTTTCCGGGAACGACCGGGTCACGCTGCGCTTGGCCGCGGAGGTCGTGTCCCTGCATCCCTACGGGCACGACGGATTCGTCGTCCGGCTGGGTTCCGTCGGAGGCGAGGAGCGGATCACCGCCCGGCGAGTCATCGCCGCCGTCGGCCGTCGAGGACAGCGCTGGTGGGCAAGGGAAATCCGCGCACTGGGCCTTGAGTTCACCGAGCCGACGCCCTCCGTCGGCGTCCGCTTCGAGGCTCCCGCCGACCTCTTGCGTCCAGGCGCCGCGATCCACGACGACTTCAAGACCACTCTCGTCCGTCACGGGGTGAAGGTGAAGACCTTCTGCTTCTGCGCCGGCCCCGGCGGTGGGCGAATCAAGTTCACCGACTACGGCGACCACACCGTGCTCGACGGCCACGTCATCCCCGAGGAAGAAGCCGCCGCAGGCCTCGGCAACTTCGCGCTCCTTGCCCAGCTCCGCGACCCTGCCGGCCGCCCCCGAGACGCGGCCTGGGTCGACCGGCATCTCCTCGCGCCTTACCGGGCCCTGCGCCACGACCGGCCGGGGAAGCCGGTGTTGCAGTGGTACCCCGACTTCCGCACGCGACGTGTGACCTGCAGCAACCTGGCCGATTTCGCGCAGCGAGCCGGGCACAGCCCTTCGCTGCGCGATTACCAGGTCGCCGACCTCGCGAGCATCCTTCCCGTCGACGTGCACGCGGCGATGTGCACGGTTTTCGAGGAGTTGATGGCCTCTTTCACCGCTCGACCGTTCGCGCACGACCAAGCCCGGCAGGTCGGGGTGATCGGCTTGGAGCTGGAATCACTGTGGGACGAACTCGCCGTGGACGACGGCATGGAGACCTCCCTGCCCGGCCTGTACGCCGCCGGCGACTGCACCGGACTTGCGCAGGGCATTCTTCAAGCGGCCGTCTCCGGCCTCGCCGCCGCCGACCGCGTCCTGGCGAGCCCGGTGGGTGCGATGTGA
- a CDS encoding DnaB-like helicase N-terminal domain-containing protein, producing the protein MVSGTARFRLTGEELVTRNFTSSPGSAPSAAPEDDAHPYPPLAGLPHDLMAEQAVLGACILSPAALDEARQIIAGVDFLRPAHEHVWRALLELHGEAKPTDVVVLHDHLARTGRLTLVGDAPYLHTLVAAPPTASNVGHYAQIVRRQAALRRLQQAAATTIQRTHAEDADPDEIRAALDTALREEHELSLASGSGRLSRFVVSGWDFVTKTGADKQPLWGTREQTAWASGESLMIVGPPGVGKTTLAHQVVMARLGLAAAVLDLPVAEGERILYLAMDRPQQIARAMARRVYESDEGVLRDRLVVWQGPLPVTLDKEPDLLADLAAAYRADTVIIDSLKDAVSTMVDDAAAVAFHNARMRALRGGVEVMELHHQRKTPAEAPRGGRPALDRVYGSTWITSGAGSVLFIQGEAGDPAVTIHQLKCVTGEIGPLPVVHDHDRGTTFVEDTYDPLTLLHKSPHGMTVRELACTLSGTPNPGRADVEKARRNLDRLVRTGLATKSPGAAGGVRGGQEARYQATAPLSAVR; encoded by the coding sequence ATGGTGAGCGGAACTGCCAGGTTCCGGCTCACCGGTGAGGAACTCGTGACCCGCAACTTTACGTCCTCCCCCGGCTCCGCGCCATCCGCCGCACCGGAGGACGATGCCCACCCATACCCGCCGCTTGCCGGACTTCCGCACGACCTGATGGCCGAGCAGGCGGTGCTGGGGGCATGCATCCTCAGCCCCGCCGCGCTCGACGAGGCGCGGCAGATCATCGCCGGGGTGGACTTCCTGCGCCCCGCGCACGAGCACGTGTGGCGTGCGCTTCTGGAGCTGCACGGCGAAGCAAAACCGACAGACGTGGTGGTGTTGCACGACCACCTCGCCCGGACGGGCCGCCTCACGCTCGTAGGCGACGCGCCGTATCTGCACACCCTCGTCGCGGCTCCGCCGACGGCGTCGAACGTCGGCCATTATGCGCAGATCGTGCGCCGCCAAGCCGCACTGCGGCGCCTGCAGCAAGCTGCCGCCACCACCATCCAGCGCACCCATGCTGAGGACGCAGACCCTGACGAGATCCGCGCCGCGCTCGACACCGCGCTGCGCGAGGAGCACGAGCTGTCCCTCGCCTCCGGCAGCGGCCGACTGTCCCGGTTCGTGGTCAGCGGCTGGGACTTCGTCACCAAGACCGGCGCGGACAAGCAGCCGCTTTGGGGCACGCGCGAGCAGACCGCGTGGGCATCCGGCGAGTCGCTGATGATCGTCGGCCCGCCCGGCGTCGGCAAAACCACGCTCGCCCACCAAGTGGTCATGGCCCGCCTTGGACTCGCAGCTGCGGTCCTGGATCTGCCGGTCGCCGAGGGTGAGCGGATCTTGTATCTGGCGATGGACCGCCCCCAGCAGATCGCCCGCGCCATGGCGCGGCGCGTCTACGAGTCCGACGAAGGCGTACTGCGGGACCGGCTGGTGGTGTGGCAGGGTCCGCTCCCCGTCACCCTCGACAAGGAACCCGACCTGCTCGCCGACCTCGCCGCAGCCTACCGGGCCGACACCGTGATCATCGACAGTCTCAAGGACGCGGTCTCCACGATGGTCGACGACGCCGCGGCCGTCGCCTTCCACAACGCCCGCATGCGCGCGCTGCGGGGCGGGGTGGAGGTCATGGAGCTGCACCACCAGCGCAAGACCCCCGCCGAGGCCCCACGCGGCGGGCGACCGGCACTGGACCGCGTGTACGGCTCGACCTGGATCACGTCAGGGGCGGGCAGCGTGCTGTTCATCCAGGGCGAGGCCGGTGACCCGGCGGTGACGATCCATCAGCTCAAGTGCGTCACGGGAGAGATCGGGCCACTGCCGGTCGTCCACGACCACGACCGCGGCACCACATTCGTCGAGGACACCTACGACCCCCTCACGCTTCTCCACAAGAGCCCGCACGGCATGACCGTCCGCGAGTTGGCCTGCACCCTCTCCGGCACCCCCAACCCCGGCCGCGCCGATGTCGAGAAAGCCCGCCGCAACCTCGACCGCTTGGTCCGCACCGGCCTGGCGACCAAGAGCCCTGGAGCCGCAGGCGGCGTACGCGGCGGGCAGGAAGCCCGCTACCAGGCCACCGCACCGCTCAGCGCCGTGCGGTAA
- a CDS encoding radical SAM/SPASM domain-containing protein has protein sequence MTAVDLGMPMTRVPIYTQPRERFVFLYPTTACSLRCKTCYVGNTRLNAANTMTVERAVEIMDYFKITGGHDKLYLLGGEPTMHPHLPEIVREARDRGYQVTISSNGDFDDHVFDRIGPDVLSSFNFSLESADPAIHRRIRRNPHNFAQVTDRIAEARNRGYQVRVMCTVSTTNAASALDLIPFLAELGAHTLSFHNLGKTGNGARFLQPLSPAAWMDFCAALEAYPPAPRLAVYYPPTFVPAGDQQRWADRGYPGCPARTLDRPHVYPDGTVYACPVFMDGARHYARFADDRLILNASPDNELNAYMTADSVCTGCPNTGTCGGGCPAYAQLPAYAEEGFYACDRQITPLCILWTVSAWGARPADSLHALR, from the coding sequence ATGACCGCCGTGGACCTCGGCATGCCGATGACGCGCGTGCCGATCTACACCCAGCCCCGCGAGCGCTTCGTCTTCCTCTACCCCACCACCGCGTGCTCCCTGCGGTGCAAGACCTGCTACGTCGGCAACACCCGTCTGAACGCGGCGAACACCATGACCGTCGAGCGCGCCGTCGAGATCATGGACTACTTCAAGATCACCGGAGGGCACGACAAGCTGTACCTCCTCGGCGGCGAGCCGACCATGCACCCGCACCTGCCGGAGATCGTCCGTGAAGCACGCGACCGCGGCTATCAGGTCACCATCAGCAGCAACGGCGACTTCGACGACCACGTCTTCGACCGCATCGGGCCGGACGTGCTCAGCTCCTTCAACTTCAGCCTGGAATCCGCCGACCCGGCCATCCACCGCCGCATCCGCCGCAACCCCCACAACTTCGCCCAGGTCACCGACCGCATCGCGGAAGCCCGCAACCGCGGCTACCAGGTCCGCGTCATGTGCACGGTCTCCACGACCAACGCCGCCAGCGCCCTCGACCTGATCCCGTTCCTCGCCGAACTCGGCGCCCACACCCTCAGCTTCCACAACCTCGGCAAGACCGGGAACGGCGCCCGCTTCCTCCAACCCCTCTCCCCAGCCGCGTGGATGGACTTCTGCGCCGCGTTGGAGGCGTACCCGCCCGCGCCCCGGCTCGCGGTGTACTACCCGCCGACCTTCGTCCCCGCCGGGGACCAGCAGCGGTGGGCGGACCGTGGTTACCCCGGCTGCCCGGCACGGACTCTCGACCGGCCGCACGTCTACCCCGACGGAACCGTGTACGCCTGCCCCGTCTTCATGGACGGTGCACGGCACTACGCCCGGTTCGCGGACGACCGGCTGATCCTCAACGCGTCGCCGGACAACGAGCTGAACGCCTACATGACCGCGGATTCCGTGTGCACCGGCTGCCCGAACACCGGTACCTGTGGCGGCGGTTGCCCCGCCTATGCGCAGCTCCCCGCGTACGCGGAAGAAGGCTTCTACGCCTGCGACCGGCAGATCACGCCGCTGTGCATCCTGTGGACCGTGTCCGCCTGGGGCGCCCGGCCCGCCGATTCCCTGCACGCCCTGCGATGA